TAAATAAGAAATCGGAAAGATAAAAAGCGACAACAAAATGATCATGATATACTTTGTTGATAGTTTCACTGTTTCACTCTATAACCGAGTCCGCGAATCGTTTGAATGATTTTCGGGTCCTCTGGCTTTTTCTCAATTTTTTGTCTTAAATAACGGATATGTACATTTAACGTTTTATCTCCCTCAATATACGGCTGGTTCCAGACATTGGAATAAATTTGTTCTTTCGTTAAAATTTGATTTGTATTTCTTAATAAATAATGAAAAATTTTAAACTGCTTTTCAGTTAGAAAAATCTCTTCATTCGTTTCAGTATTAAAAATCTGATTTGCTTTTAAATCAACTTTTAAATGGTCAATATACACAACGTCTAACGTTACTTTCTCAAATCGACGCAGCAAAATATCAATTCTTAGTAGAAGTTCTTTCGGGTGAAAAGGTTTAGTTAAATAATCATCCGCGAATTCTAATCCTTTGAGTTTATCCTCGATGGCCGTTCTTGCTGTCAAAAACAAAATAGGAATAGTTTCATTCATTTCCTTTATTCTTTGTCCTACTGTAAAACCGTCCAACCCTGGAAGCATTATATCTAAAATAACCATCTCTACCTTATCAAGGTACCGATCAAATTGGTTGCCTGATTTTAACCATGTCAATTCATAACCATTATCTATTAAGTTTTGCTTTACTAAATCTCCTACCTCATTGTCATCCTCTATGTATAAAATATGATTCCCCATAGTATAGCCTCCTCCGAAACAATAATTAAATGTGCGGATCATATCTTTCCATCAGTCCCTTTTAATACCTTTTTAGCTTAACATGATTTTCCAAGCTCGTGAATATTTAATTAGATATTTGGGAGATGACCAAAAACTTCCACTGATTGAAGCTTCGTTTTATGACAGAGGTAAATAAAGTATTGAGCTGTGCAGGCTTCCATTATTTTAAGGACTTCAGAAGGACATTCCTCTACTTAAAGGCATTCAACTGTTGAGTCACGTTGAAATTGCACCTCCCGTCTATCTAAATTTTTCTCTTCTCTCTATTTTGACACGGGCGTTTTAGGGGCGATCATTTGGAAAAAATAGGTTTACCATTATGGAAGACTAACCCACGTTATCACTTTAAGAGCGGTGTATGTTTATTTCTTGTCAACTTGAAAAAAATTGAATCATGCAACATTATCAAGCTAAAAAAGCGTCAGGAAAGAAAATTGTCCTTACTGACGCTTTTGATTTAATAGATGGAAGAATTCAACATCTAAATAAATATATTTATTCCCTTTTCATGAAATACCATTATAATGTTTACTAATTATAATCTATTACAAATCACCAATGATCAATATATCCCCCATCCGTTTATTAAAGTTCAGTTCCCAATGTTACTAGCCTTAATTCATAGTTTGTCCGTCTCTTTCTGGAATATCATTTTTTCAAATGACAAATTAATCCGAACTATTTAATTTCTCATCTAGAACGAGATTACTTTCCTACTGGTCTAACCCATATTTCCATATATGCCACATCCGAGTTAGTTTTATAATATTTTTCTACTGAGAAAGGGTGTGTTGCCAACTGATGGTTAACAAGCCACGTGCCAAAAAGGTAATTCATCGCTTTACTTAGGACTGAAGTTGTTAATAACTGGAAGTTTTCTGCCTCAAAACAACATACTACATACTCCCCAGGGGGTAACGACCATGTCACAAACTCTCCAGCATCATAAGAAGTAGCGCTCATCTCACCCCCAACAAAATAAGTAAATGTATTTTGTCCATCATCACCCATAGAAGAAACGCCTACTTCTTTCCCATCTGGCTTAAGTATTGGAAGGTGTGATACCATGCTGTGAAAGGTATCCCATAATTGACCAGGCTCATCAACACCAGTGGTTTCTCCAATTGGTGTTTGAGAGATCAAAACTTGACCGGACAAACCGATATATGTCTCAGCTACCTCAAGTGTCTTTCGTTTTATTTCTAGAACCATGCTGTCTGTAATCAGAGGAACACCTAAATCAACCACCGTATACTTTAACAGTAATTCAGGTTTCATAATATGATTAAGGTGAACAGGATGAGTACGGTATTCTTCTGGTGTTATGCCGTATGCTTCCTTAAAAGCACGAGTAAACGTTTCGTGCGATGAAAACCCAAAATCTAATGCGATGTCTATAATCCTTTTACTGAGATCTCCTAATTTTTCAGACGCTCTTGCAAGACGTCTTAGCTTTATATACTCGTTTACAGATCTCTTGACCAACCTCTTAAAGAGACGTTGAAAATAAAACTGTGATAGGGCCGCTTTTTTGGCCAGTCCTTCAATTTTAATTTCTTCAGACAAGTGTTCCTCAATATAATCGACAGTTTTTTGAATCTGTTCCCATGAGTGCATGATAAGCACCTCCTCACAAACAAGATAACACGATATTTGCCCATATCGCTTGACAACCAATGCCATCTTTATGAGATGTGGTATTATTTTTGAGTTCAGCATTTTTATAGTAAACATAAGAGATGATTAAGCCACACAGTTTCCCATTCCTCTAACCCCTCTTCTTTCAAGCCAGATTAATTTAAGCTCACGATAAACTAGTTTTAATACTCAGTTAACATTTCTGACTGTGCCTTCTAATAAGGAAGCATACTTACTGCGGTCATGCTTTCTATTTGACAAAACATACAAGCATTTAATAAACTTCCTTTGCAGGTTTAAACAAAATTAACTATTCTCATAACCATATACAATTACTATTGCAACACCTAAGGAGGAAAAATGGCAGAGCACCGATTTCATTTAAAAGCAAACTGGCCTGGTTTACGTAATGATGTAGGTGAAATTGAAACAGCAAACCTATTCACAAAAGTGTCTATCCCACCTGAAATGGACGGCCCAGGGATAGGAACTAACCCTGATGAAATGCTGCTTGGTGCAGCCGCTACCTGTTACATCATTACATTAGCGGCTATGATGGAACGCAGCCAATTAGATAAAGTGAGTTTAACGATGACATCAGTTGGCATAGTTGACGTTACCAACGGTACCATTACTTATAAGAAAATCATTCACCGCCCAGACATCGTATTAAAATCTAGTGTCAACGATGGAGATTTTAAGCTGGCAGATAAGCTTGCTAACAACGCGGAAAAAGTGTGTATGATTAGTCGAGCACTTCAAGGGAATGTAACCATCGATGTATATCCAACTATTAGTGCTGCCAGTGAGTGAACTCGTATAGATTTTAAAAAAATGTTGCACCTCATCGTAAGAACAAACACTACTAAAAAATGCTGATGGAGAATTATCTTTATTACAATATAAACATTTATAGTTTTCTCACATACCCTTTGCATCTGAACTAACAAGATACCTATCTTTATCATTAATAGTGTTGAAAATAAATACATTAACGCCTTGACTAAACAACAGCTTAATAACAAACCTATTGTATAGGATGGACACCATTTAAAAGCTAGCTCTCTCACTTTAAATACCGCTTATGTTGATTTCAAAGCCATCTCCTAACACTCTTTTTGTAAGCACGATAGGTTTCACCGAATTTTTCTTCCAGCATTTTCTCTTCGAATTTGATATACCAAAAGTTTGTAATTATAAAAAATCCCACCACGACAATGAAAGGAGAGAGACTTCCCAATACAACGGCAAGGCCTAGGAGCATTATCAAAAAGCCTAAATACATTGGGTTTCTAGTCCTTTTATATAAACCTTCCGTCACTAGCAAATCTGGTTCATTAAACGTCATTTCTGTTGTTCCTTTTATTTTAAACAATCGGGCCCCTTGTAAAGTGGCCCGCCCTCCTATTAAAATTAGAAGAACACCAAAAAGGTTGTACGGAACTTGAATAAAAAAGTTTATTGGAAATAGAATATGGCCTATTATCATTGATACGATGCAAAGAATAAATAATACTGGCGGTAATAAATAGCTCATAAAGCCCCTCCTAGTCGCTTATTCTAGTTAAGATAGTCATTTTCTTCAAACCAGCTAACAGTATCAGAGAGTGTTGCCGTAAGAGGTCTGAAAGTTAAGCCCAATTCCTCTTTTGCCTTCATAGAAGAGTATTCTTTTTGGTTTCTCAGCTTTTTAAGTTCATCTCTTTTTGGTAGTGGTGACGGTTTTCCAGTTATTTTTGCCCTCATTGTCATCATGGCAGACATTAACATGATTAGCTTAAAACTAGGTGTACGTTTAGGGATAGGCTTTCCTGATATGTCAGAAAGAGCACTCACAACGTCCTTTACTTCATAAATTTTCCCACCAATAATATACCTTTCTCCATTCCTACCTTTATCAATTGCAGCTACAATTGATTTGGCCACATCTCTAGCATCTACAATCACCGTTTTCACAGGGAGGATAGCGGGCAGACTTTCCTTTAAAAAACTTATTACAAATTCCCCCATTCGTGTCACCCCATGATCATTTGGCCCCATCATAATAGCAGGAATAACAGTGATAAATCTTAAATTAGGATGTTTTTTATTAAATGCCATTGCCATTTTTTCTGCCTCAATTTTGCTTTTAAAGTAAGGGTTATTAGTCGTCTCGTCGTAAGGTGTATTTTCATCAACTACCTCCCCACTCGATGTATCTAACACTCCCGTTGAACTAACGTAAATAATGTGACGCACTCCTCTTTCGTAAGCCCCTTGAAATAATTGGTTTGTTCCTTTTACATTAATTTCGTATAAAGCGTTATCTACATTACCTTTCTTAAAAAATTCAGTAAAGTAAGCACCTGCATGAATTAAAACATCACCCCCTTCTAGTTCAGATACAAAGCTAGTGACATCTCTTAAATCTCCTTGGATAATCTCTACACCTGCGGGGATTAATCTTCGCGCTTTTTCCAACGACCTTGCTAAAAGTTTTACTTGATGATGGTTATCCAGAAGCTCCTTAACAATATGACTACCTAACAAACCAGTTCCTCCTGTCAAAAAAACTTTCATGTTTTCTCCTCCTCTTTTTTTAACCAAACGTTCGGTTAATTAAAATGTTAAAAAAATAAGTTGAGCTATGTTTATTTTAAATGCGTCTTTTTAAAAGCTTCCATAAAATAATCTGTCAACTTATCCTCATCAATATTAAAATAGGTGCTCCATTTATCCTTTAAGGTGATAAACGAAAGAAGGGGGATGATTCCCGTAAAAAATTCATAGACAAAGATGCTGTCTTGCTCTTCCTTCGTTAACTTCTTTTCGTCTTGATGATTGTCACGATTCGTATGTTCATTAGCAATAATGACTTCGGCACACTTAAACAGGTGATCCGACGACGCGCCACCTTTCATAGCTTCCATCAAAAGGATAGACAACATACTTTTCTTACAATGCAAATAGTCTATCTCAGCTTTAATTTTATCTTCGAGCTTTAATTGTCCATCAGCCATTTTTTCTCTATTAGCGATGTTAAGATGCTCTTCAACATCTTGAATGATATTTTGAAATAATGACTCAATAATGTCGTTTTTATCTTTAAAATGGTAATAGATAGAGCCTTTATTAATGCCTGTTTCCTTGGCAATTTTATCAACACTCGTACCATCAAAACCATTTTGTGAAAATAGCTTTTCGGCCACTTGTAAAATACGTTCCTTTGTTAATGCACCATCTGTTTTAGGCATTCTCTGACCTCCTACAATCCTCAACCAAACATTCGGTTAATTAAAATATACACCATACATATTTTATGTCAAGGCTTACACACTGAAATAGACTTGTATTACATGCCTTTGTTCCTAAAGAAATAATGATTTGAATTTTTAATTTGACAAACTGCGGATTCCCATTTCCACGGGCACATTAAATTAATGAGAGTTTTCGATTAGTTATATTTTTTCTTAATAATTTTCTTATATAAAATGCATATTGCTCTAGCCTAGATTTTCCACAAAAAAAGGTGATAGCTCATTTTGAGCCTACCACCTCGTATTGGAAACATATTATTATGTCCTCCAACTTTTCAGGAAAAATTCCTCTAAAAAAGCATAAAATAATTCTTCCATTGGTAAGAGCGCTCGTTCTGTAGGAGTTATGACACCGACTGTTCGGGTCACACTCCGTTCATTCAGTGGAATTTTCACCGTTGAACGAGGCGTGCTGTCAACGAGGGTGACCTCTGGCATTAATGTCACACCTAGTCCAGCTGACACTAACCCTTTCAATGCATCGATATCATCACCTTCAAAGGCAATGTTCGGATAAAAGCCTATCTCAGAACACGCCTTAATTACAATATCACGAAAGACAAATCCTTCCGGCAGCAACACAAATGGATCATCTTTTAGGTCTTCTAAATGGATTATCTTACTTTCAGCCAGTGGATGATACATGGGGAGAAGCGCAACAATTTCTTCAGTAAATAGAATCTTTCGTTTAATTTTCTTTTCCTCCATCGGGACAGGACCAATGAGAGCCATATTATAATCTCCCTTAATAACACCATCGATCAACTCTCGATAAAGGCCTTGTTTTAATTGAAATTTAGCTTCCGGCTTCTGTTTTCTAAACGCTGAGATGGCTGTCGGCAAAGTATAAGCAGCTAGACTGATGGGAAACGCCACGCGAATCGTCCCTTTTTCCGGATCCAAATACTCTTGAACCTCTCTTTTAGCATCATCTAGTGCATTCATAGCGTGATTTATACGCTCCAAGAAAACCCTTCCAATTGGTGTTAATTTCACGCGTCTACCTTCTCTAATAAATAGGTCAACACCTAATTCATTTTCCAGATTAAAAATCTGTCTACTAACAGCAGACTGAGCCACATGTAGAGCCGCTGCCGCCTCAGTAACATGCTCCCGTTTAGCTACCTCCATAAAATACGTTAATTGCCTTAATTCCATAATACCCCACCCTTATATCAATCTGAAAAAAGCATTAAATTTATCAATTATTGATATTGATTAGATGATTTGTTTAATTATAAAATACTCCCAAGTAGAAATCTATCCTTGTACCGCATGAATGACAATTAGCATGGTGGGGAAAACCATTGTTGTATATTTCATTATAATATGTTTGGTTTAAGGGGAGTTTAGGGAGGCCGTATATGAAAACATTAGAAAAAGAGAATTACACATATGCTACGGACGTTCAAGCATATGTGCAAAAGGTTTATGACACTGTGATCCAGCGTAACCCACACGAAAACGAATTTCACCAGGCCGTAAAGGAAGTATTTGACTCACTCCTACCAGTTCTAGAAAAAAACCCGCATTATATTAAGCAAGCAGTACTTGAAAGAATCGTAGAACCAGAAAGACTTATTTCCTTTCGTGTTCCATGGGTAGATGATGACGGAAATGTACGAGTAAATCGCGGATTTCGCGTTCAGTTTAACAGCTCTCTCGGCCCTTATAAAGGTGGCTTACGATTCCACCCTTCTGTCAATGCAAGTATTATTAAATTTCTCGGATTTGAACAAATCTTTAAGAACGCATTAACAGGCCAGCCCATCGGTGGTGGAAAAGGCGGATCTGATTTTGATCCAAAAGGAAAAAGTGACGGAGAAATTATGCGTTTTACCCAAAGCTTTATGTCTGAACTCAGCCAATATATTGGACCGGATACGGATGTGCCTGCAGGCGATATCGGTGTAGGGGCCAAAGAAATCGGTTATATGTTCGGCCAATACAAAAAAATGCGCGGCGGTTTTGAAGCGGGAGTGTTGACTGGAAAAGGTATTGGTTACGGGGGAAGCCTTGCTAGAAAAGAAGCAACAGGTTATGGAACGGTTTATTTCGTAGAGGAAATGCTTAAAGATAACGGCTTCAGCTTTGCCGGCAGTACGGTTGTCGTCTCTGGATCAGGAAATGTTTCCATCTATGCTATGGAAAAGGCGATACAGCTAGGTGCAAAAGTGGTAGCATGTAGTGATTCAAGTGGCTATATTTACGATAAAAATGGCATCGATCTATTGACGGTAAAACGTTTGAAGGAAGTAGAAGGTAAACGAATTAGCCACTACGTCGATGAGTACCCCCATGCTCTTTATGTGCAAGGCTGCTCAGGCATTTGGTCTTTACCATGCGATATTGCCCTTCCTTGTGCAACACAGAACGAGATTGACGAAACAGCAGCTAATACATTAGTCTCTAATGGTGTAAAAGCAGTGGGCGAAGGGGCTAATATGCCTTCAACATTGGAAGCTGTTCATCTTTTTCAACATCATGGGGTACTGTTTGCCCCTGCGAAGGCGGCTAATGCAGGAGGCGTATCAGTCTCAGCATTGGAGATGGCACAAAATAGTGCTCGTATTGCTTGGACCTTTGAAGAAGTGGATGCCAAGCTACATGATATTATGAGAAACATCTACAGAGAAAGCATGCAAGCTGCGGAGAATTATAATGCTCCCGGCAATCTCGTAGCTGGGGCCAATATTGCTGGATTTATCAAAGTGGCCGAAGCAACGATTGCTCAAGGGGTTATATAAATCTGTTAGAAAAAGCCGATGACTCGTCATCGGCTTTTCTTTTTTATGTTGATGACGGATTACCTTGGCTTCAGCATTGGATGCTTGATTTTCAGCAACAGACTCCAATTTCTCAGCTTCTATCCTTGTTTTTTACGCAACAAGCTCGTTTTTTTAAGCAACAAACCCTTAGTTTGCCGACGAATGGCACTTATAATTTGGTTTTAATTTAAAATCAACAATCGATCGCTCAGCTGTCGTTTCATAGCCTAAGCCTTTATATACATTTACAGCAGGTTCATTTTCTGATAATACACCAAGGTAAACATCTGTGGAACGTTGTTTACCTAGACGTGTAAGTTGGCTTGTTAGGAGCTTGCCTAACCCTTTGCCACGATAAGCTTGCCTCGTAACAATGTTCCCAATTTCCACAAGTTGAGCGTCATAAAAATGAAAGCCACCTACAGCAATGAAGTTCTTTCCGTCTTTAATAACAAGGAAAGGGAAACGCTCAATTTCACTTTTCGTAAAGAATCTCATTCCCTCATTTTGTAGAAAATGTACGACCTCATCATACTCTTCTACTTTAACGTCTTCCGCTCTATGAGATGCCAGTAGCTTTTCTTGGTCCACATGCTTCATGGTTAAAAAACGTTGTGGTGTACCTGTAATAAGACCATAAGATTGAAATAGCTGAAGGTCATGTTCACAAAGGATCGTACCACATGTCACATGGTCATTAAGGCGGTATGCCTCTCTCGCAAACATTATTAGTTCAGGGAACAGCACTTCTTCCCGTTCTATACAGTAAAAACTAAAGGCTGGAAAGGACAATTCACTGATATAAGCTAAGACAGCAGTCAAATGATCATCGACATATTGTCCAATGAACTGAGCCTTTCCCCTTCGCTGAGTTAAATAGCTGTAAAAAAGTAAGTGCTTCTCTCTGTCAACTTGATTGATTAACTGATCAAGTGTTTCTCCAGTAAGTAAACGATGTAGCACCATTTCATATACCTCACTTTATAAATTTAAACCTACTTGGTTTAATTCGTTCTTTTATTAGTTTGCATTTTCTTTAGTATATTTCCACTTGCTGATTGTTTCAGCTTTTCTACCTTGTTTAGTTTCATCACCATTTTTGGTGCTTGTTCGTAAATATCACGTGAACTATCATTTCTCTTTATTTATCAATCTCCTAAATATACCATATATTAAAGTCATGTTTACTGTCATTTATTATTTAAAAAATTTATCACTAGCATTGGATAAACAACTTGAATCATTTTTAGTTTAATGATTCAAGTTGTTTAAGACCAAATAAAAAAATACCCGATTAAAGAGGGATTTGTACGGATTACCACCTAACTCACAGAATTTTCTCTTTGGATAACCTAACTTTAAAGGAAGATTAAAACCAGATAATATTAGTAAAAAAATAAAGTCCTTATAGGACAAGGTTGTCATTAATAAAAACCTCGGTTTAATATCTTCACATTTAGGCAAGAAGTCTTGTCAATAGTCGGGTCATTGGTGAAAGTAAAATAAGCGGATATTTTTCGGTTAGATGCAGAACAGAGCTCATTTTACGGAATATAGGGGGAGTTTTTCCGGTTATGCAAAGCAAAACGATTCATTTTCAGATTTTTCAAGGCAATAGGCGGAATCTCTCCGTCTATTTTAAGCTATTATCGTGACTAATGGCTATTTAAGGGGACTTTTTCCGTCTATTTCTCAGATCTGCTTCTTAATTTGATTCCCCAATCCTCACGATCCCAGGTGGGAATCAACATCTTTTTCTAAGAGCACCATAATTGTTTACCGGACATTAAGTCTACGGTAGATATGAGCAACGAAAAGCAGAGCGAGCGTCTCCAAGGACGGTGTCAGCTCTCATTCTACGACTGATTCATGTTCAGCCGCCTTAGCCAATATGACATTAGCTGCTTCTCTAGCACCGCCAGCATGTTGTATACTTTTAGCCAATTTCTCTACATTTTTTTGATATAGTGGATCCGTAAGCACTTCTTCTACTGTTTTAGTCAAATGTTTCACATGATATCCTTTTAATTTGATACCTGCTCCTAATTCAACGACTCTATCGGCCACTAACCGCTGTTCACTATGTAGCGGATATAAAACCATCGGTACACCGGAATACAAACTTTCATTTACACTGTTCATACCACTATGTGTCATAAATACATCTGCCCTCTGTAAAACGGCAATCTGGTCGACGTGGTGTTGGATAGTAAAGTTGCTTGGTATTGTACCAAGCGAGGCAATGTTTGTTTTTTCACCAACAGACATAATCACATCATAGTTACTATCTGTAAAAGCTTTTATACAATTTTGATAAAAGTGAACATGCTGATTAAGTACTGTTCCTAATGATATGTAAATCAATTTTTTGTTAGTGACGGTTTCAAAAACGCGAGACGACTTTCGGATTGAAGGACCCACAAAGGCATACCTATTCGAAAAAGTTTCCGCCATTGGCTGAAAATCCTTTGATGTAAAGACAATCGTATCCGTTTCATTATCATTTTGAATAATGGACAACATATTATCCACTTCATATCCATGCGTTCGTAACATTTTTATTTTTTTATTAATTCGTCTTATTCCAATGATTGTTCTCCATATTTCTTTTACACCAGGTTTCATTAGTTTAGCCGTATACTGATTGAACGCGAAACTTGTCGTTGAACAAATGTATGGAATTTCCAACTTTTGCGCTAGTAATTTCCCCCACAAGGCTAATGAATCAGATACAATACAATCTGGCTGATAGTCTCTTAGCTCCGCACTTATCTCCTTCTCTAAGGCGACGGTGGTATCTGCAATCATTTCAATCAATGCAGCAAAGTCTTTTCCTACTTTTCGTTCTAATTCTTGTTGGGGGATCGAGGGTAAAAAGGTATCACACGGAATAAACTTAGCACCACAACTTTCTATTTTTTCTCGAAATTCAATGAAAGAGTAGTATCGTACTTCATGGCCACGATCAACTAGCTCTGATACAACAGGCAGTGTCGGATTCGTATGACCATGTGCAGGAATTGAAAAGAAAACGATTTTACTCATTCTAACTCCCCTTCTGCCACTTCAAAATGACGTATCATATCTGCAAACTCTAGGAAATGCTCGCTTTTTAAGAGTGCTATTCCCTTTGTCGCATCTTCACCTAAAACGACAAGTTTGTCACCTGCCTGAATGTGATACAGATCTCGTGCCTTTTTTGGAATAACTACCTGTCCTCGCTCCCCCACCTTTACCACACCAAAGAAATGTTTACCTTTTGGTGCCAGTTGATCTACTTCCTTTTCACTCATATCATCAGCCAATTGCTCCAATGTGATGTCAAACAAATCAGCTAACAATTTACATTTTTGAATATCAGGTAAAACCTCGTCATTTTCCCACTTCGCTACGGTTTGGCGAGACACATGTACTCTCTCAGCGATTTCTTCTTGACTCATTTTATTCTTTTTACGTAAAAGGCGAATAGTCATACCAATCATATCTTCATCTCCTCTTATGTTTTAATATAAATAACGCTTTTATGAAAGTCTATCAACAATCCAACACATTTTTTGTTAAAAATTGTAGCATGCTTATTTAACACTGTGGATCGTTTGCAGAACCATTGCCATAGCACTACTTTTAAATGCTTTGTGTCATTTATTCATAAACATTGTTGGACCCATTTTTTCTCACAAAACAAACTATCAATCATTGGGCGTTTTCGTTCTTCTGCCACTGATTGATAGTTGAGTGAATCAAAGGACTCTAGCGACTGGTTTTCGGACGGTTAGCTGTGATAAACTACAGCGTATATGTAAAAAGTTTAGACATCATCTCCATGTCTTTTTATGTTGATTATTTCACTAACACAATTGTTATAATAATAAAATTTAGTCATCTTTCCTTGCAAAAAAAGGCTTTCGAAACAAAACTAACTAATAATTGTCCTATTAAGAAAACAATTGCAGTAAATATAATGGTTAAGTCTCTACCTAATGGCTTAAACCAATCTCCATCATCAGGAATTAAATAGATAGCCAGAAATAATGATAAAATTCCTGTAATAATATTAATCAAAATAATGTAGCGATATTTTATGTGACCAGCTAGGACACCCGTTATTACAACATGCAACAATGAACCTAAAAATAGAAAAGAAGCTTCTACCTGCCTAACATGTTGCCCATATTCATAAAAATGAAACAAAAATGGTGCGGGTATTAAAGTGAAAATTAACCATAAGAATCTCATAAAACCTCCAAAATTTTTAAAATTATTAACCTGATTTTAACCTATAAAATAAACCTTCAATCAGTGGTGGTTCTTCTCCACTGATTCATAGTTGAGTGAATCAGGGCTTTAGCGACCGTTATCTCTCGCCTATATAGAGTTTGCTCTCCTCTCTATTTTGACGCGGGTGTTTTCAGACGGTTAACTGTGATAAAACCCTTTTCAAAAACGTTTTTATTCTAAAGAAAGTAATGCCGCCGTTATCATACAACTAAACTGCTTCATAATTGAAACAACGACAATTTTGTTTTTTTCGCACTCCGTGTAAACGACCAGACCTATTTTTTCATATTTACTTTAAACATGCCTGTCATATTCGGTGTGTAGTCTATAAAATCATATTTTTGATAGAATTCCTCTTTATCCTCTGAAGCAAATAACCCAACGAGCTTAATAACTTCATTGTACGACCTTGGCCTTTTCTCCTTCTAAGATAGCTTTTGCAATAGCGTCACATTTTTTTATCGCCCATATGTAATGATTAGTCGTGTTTGCTGAAAAATAGCTGTATAAATGGCTTGTTTTTGTCCACTTATAATATTTTTTTGTCATGATTTCTTCATTGGTATGTGATTTAATGAGGTCCATCACTCTTTCATGGCTTAACGTCACTTTTTTTAGAGCCTGATTTAACGTAACATCTTGATAACGTTCCCAAATTTGCATATTAAGTTGCTTAATATCTCGCCATTTATAATCAGCTGCTGGGATAAATGGGGTATCTCCATCCATCCCTTCTCGATACCACCTTTCCAACATAGCATGCCATTCATATAAATGCATGATTACATCGCGAAAATTCTTATCTCTTTCATGAGTTTCAACGGACATGTTTCTTTTTCTGCTAGGGATAGAGTCAATGATGTTAAGCAATGATTTAAAGTTTTCGTCACTCTCCAATAATAGAACCTCTTTTTCACTTTTCGCTATCACATTAATCCACTCCTTTGGAATACGTAAGTTTTGCAAAAAAATCGTGCTAGTTGTCAAAAAAC
The DNA window shown above is from Salipaludibacillus agaradhaerens and carries:
- a CDS encoding NAD-dependent epimerase/dehydratase family protein, which gives rise to MKVFLTGGTGLLGSHIVKELLDNHHQVKLLARSLEKARRLIPAGVEIIQGDLRDVTSFVSELEGGDVLIHAGAYFTEFFKKGNVDNALYEINVKGTNQLFQGAYERGVRHIIYVSSTGVLDTSSGEVVDENTPYDETTNNPYFKSKIEAEKMAMAFNKKHPNLRFITVIPAIMMGPNDHGVTRMGEFVISFLKESLPAILPVKTVIVDARDVAKSIVAAIDKGRNGERYIIGGKIYEVKDVVSALSDISGKPIPKRTPSFKLIMLMSAMMTMRAKITGKPSPLPKRDELKKLRNQKEYSSMKAKEELGLTFRPLTATLSDTVSWFEENDYLN
- a CDS encoding LysR family transcriptional regulator produces the protein MELRQLTYFMEVAKREHVTEAAAALHVAQSAVSRQIFNLENELGVDLFIREGRRVKLTPIGRVFLERINHAMNALDDAKREVQEYLDPEKGTIRVAFPISLAAYTLPTAISAFRKQKPEAKFQLKQGLYRELIDGVIKGDYNMALIGPVPMEEKKIKRKILFTEEIVALLPMYHPLAESKIIHLEDLKDDPFVLLPEGFVFRDIVIKACSEIGFYPNIAFEGDDIDALKGLVSAGLGVTLMPEVTLVDSTPRSTVKIPLNERSVTRTVGVITPTERALLPMEELFYAFLEEFFLKSWRT
- a CDS encoding methyltransferase family protein; amino-acid sequence: MSYLLPPVLFILCIVSMIIGHILFPINFFIQVPYNLFGVLLILIGGRATLQGARLFKIKGTTEMTFNEPDLLVTEGLYKRTRNPMYLGFLIMLLGLAVVLGSLSPFIVVVGFFIITNFWYIKFEEKMLEEKFGETYRAYKKSVRRWL
- a CDS encoding response regulator transcription factor produces the protein MGNHILYIEDDNEVGDLVKQNLIDNGYELTWLKSGNQFDRYLDKVEMVILDIMLPGLDGFTVGQRIKEMNETIPILFLTARTAIEDKLKGLEFADDYLTKPFHPKELLLRIDILLRRFEKVTLDVVYIDHLKVDLKANQIFNTETNEEIFLTEKQFKIFHYLLRNTNQILTKEQIYSNVWNQPYIEGDKTLNVHIRYLRQKIEKKPEDPKIIQTIRGLGYRVKQ
- a CDS encoding AraC family transcriptional regulator, with the protein product MHSWEQIQKTVDYIEEHLSEEIKIEGLAKKAALSQFYFQRLFKRLVKRSVNEYIKLRRLARASEKLGDLSKRIIDIALDFGFSSHETFTRAFKEAYGITPEEYRTHPVHLNHIMKPELLLKYTVVDLGVPLITDSMVLEIKRKTLEVAETYIGLSGQVLISQTPIGETTGVDEPGQLWDTFHSMVSHLPILKPDGKEVGVSSMGDDGQNTFTYFVGGEMSATSYDAGEFVTWSLPPGEYVVCCFEAENFQLLTTSVLSKAMNYLFGTWLVNHQLATHPFSVEKYYKTNSDVAYMEIWVRPVGK
- a CDS encoding OsmC family protein, producing MAEHRFHLKANWPGLRNDVGEIETANLFTKVSIPPEMDGPGIGTNPDEMLLGAAATCYIITLAAMMERSQLDKVSLTMTSVGIVDVTNGTITYKKIIHRPDIVLKSSVNDGDFKLADKLANNAEKVCMISRALQGNVTIDVYPTISAASE
- a CDS encoding TetR/AcrR family transcriptional regulator, with amino-acid sequence MPKTDGALTKERILQVAEKLFSQNGFDGTSVDKIAKETGINKGSIYYHFKDKNDIIESLFQNIIQDVEEHLNIANREKMADGQLKLEDKIKAEIDYLHCKKSMLSILLMEAMKGGASSDHLFKCAEVIIANEHTNRDNHQDEKKLTKEEQDSIFVYEFFTGIIPLLSFITLKDKWSTYFNIDEDKLTDYFMEAFKKTHLK